TCCGTTGATGATTTGCCGAGATGGCAGGGTTCGTTGACTGCTCCTAATAGGCTTGTAGAGGGATTGAGTCACCGAAATTTGGTTGCACCCGGCGGCGACTCCGTGTGCACGCAACGATGTGCATATATTTATGTCGCCGTATTCCCTTTTTGGTTGTACTTATACAGGGGAGTGATGCAGGAACCGGTATACCGAATCGTTCAGCCAGTTTTAAGATAGATTAGGCGTTGACAACCGCTTAAATAGATTTTGACCACGCCGGGATAGGCGATTTAACAAAAGCGGGAAGACCCATAGTCGTTTATCTCCTGTCCACATGCGACCATAGGTTAAGCCTCGATGTAGCCATACATTACCTGGAGTTGCTGAAGAAATAGACATTATGTATTGACCTGCCGAACCTCAAGCGACGCGGGTTACGCTGAAGGTTCGACAACCGAAGGCGCAGAGCCGTAATTGAGGAGGCAGGTCATGAAAGAGTTTATCAAGTACGTCGGACTCGATGTCCACAAGTCCACCATTGCTGTGGCAATCGCCGAGGCAGGTACCAGTGAAGTACGCTACTTTGGAGAAATCAAGAATTCGCCCGAGGCGATAGACAAGGTGCTGCGTCAAATCAGCGCATCCGGTGCAGCCTTGTCTGTTTGCTACGAGGCAGGGCCTTGCGGCTATGAGGTGTACCGTCAGTTGACCCAGCAAGGCGTCAGTTGCATGGTGGTAGCGCCATCGTTGATTCCGCGCAAATCCGGTGACCGGGTCAAGACCGATCGGCGAGACAGCCAGATGTTGGCCAGGCTTCATCGGGCCGGTGAGCTGACTTCTGTCTGGGTGCCAGGTCCCGAACAGGAGGCCCTGCGAGACCTGACTCGTGCGCGCTCCGATTTTGTCGCGTTGCAGACTCAGACGCGCCAGCGGCTGTCTGCCTTCTTGTTGCGTCATGGCAAGCGGTTCAATGGCAAGTGCAACTGGACGCAAGCGCACTTTCGCTGGATTGAGACGATCAAGTTTGGCAGCGCAGCGCAGCAGATCGCGTTGCAGGAGTATGTCGATGCAGTTCTCTCGTTGCAAAGGCGCATCAAGGCAGTGGAGGCTCAAATTGACAAGGCGGCTCGCGAGTCTGCACTTTGGCCATTGATCCAGAACTACATGGCTATGCGGGGTATCAGTTTGATCACCTCAACGATCCTGGCGGCCGAACTCGGCGATCTGACCCGATTCGCAACGGCCCCGCAGCTGATGTCGTATCTGGGGCTGGTGCCAAGTGAGCACTCATCAGGTTCAAGCAAGGTGCGAGGAGGAATCACCAAGACAGGCAATGGACACGTACGAAGAATACTGATTGAAGCCTCGTGGACCTATCGTCATATGGCACGCAAGACCAATACGTTGCAAAGGCGCGCGGAACAAACACCAGAGGTGATTCAGGACATTGCATGGCGTGCACAAAAGCGGCTCTGTGCCCGCTATCGAACCTTGAATGCCCGGGGCAAACTCAAGGTGCAGACCTGCACGGCCATTGCCCGTGAACTGGCTGGTTTTTTGTGGGCTATTGGGCAGGAAACCGGTCCGTTGCATGAGGTGACTCATGCGTAAGTACAACATCCAGACGGAATGTCGGCATCGTGAGTTAACCACCGCGCCGCTCGCCTTGCGCGTGAAAGGCGCGCGCGGCGGCGCCGTGGATAACTCAACCCGGTAAGGAGCCAGCAAATGACGATCACACAACGTGCAGGTAGCGAAATGAGCAACGGTGGGAGAACCCTCGAACGTACTATGAGGCATCCAGCGATGGAATGACCCTCGAAATTAGAGAGAGGCAGCTCCGCGACGAATCGCTTGTCATGCGGTACCCAACCCGCGCATATCAGATTGATCAACCGTCGGAATGCCGCTCGTTTCGCTACCTGCACGCTGTGTGGGTGCTATGTAACGCCAAAATTTAAAAGCTATGTGAAGAAACCAGTTGACAGGTCAATACATATCAGTACGTGAAAGTACCCTATGGGCGTAAAGCTCGAATTGCTCAATCCAAGTGCCGACGGCTTGGTCAGTTTTGATGGGGGTGTCGGTCATGAAAGCTTCGTTGAGTAGAGTCAGTCCAAAATAAAGCCTTGCACGTAATTTGATACTCGCAGCAAACTGGTCTAGGTCAGCCCAATCAATTGCATCACCGTCATGTTGTAGGACCATCGCTGCGTCGGCAGCCCAGCGAAGTGGTGCAACGACGTTGGTTCTTAACCCATGCACAATGACATGCAATAACAGGTCAGCCGCGCGAGGCCTCAGCAGCTCGATATTTCCGACCTGCATCTTGACCGCGTTACGCCAGAATCTATCATTAACACGTTGACTCATGCCTTAAAGTGGACCCCAGTTTTCAGACACCGGTTTAAGCTAATGTCCCTGGAGGGCAATAGCATGACGGAAGGTAAGAAACGCAAGGTTCACAGTGCCGACTTCAAAGCCAAAGTGGCATTGGAAGCCGTACGCAACGAGATGACGATCAACGAGATCGCACAGAAGTTTGAGGTGCATCCGATGATGGTTCGGCAGTGGAAAAAGGAGTTCCTGGACAATGCAGGCAGCGTCTTTGCCAACAAGCGTGGCCCCAAGCCAGTCGAGCACGCCAAGGAGGACGCCTTGTATGGCGAGATTGGTCGGCTCAAGATGGAGCTGGATTGGCTTAAAAAAAAGTCCGGACTATGAGCCTGGAGACGAGAATGGGCTGGATTGATCCGTCGAATAGTCTCTCGCTGGTCAGGCAATGTGCGCTGGCGGGTGTTTCCCGTGCGACCTGGTACAGCCACCAGAGCCTCAAACCCGCGAGTGGCGATGATTTGCAAGTGTGCCACCTGATTGATCAGGCGTACACGCAGCGTCCCTTTTATGGCAGCCGCCGCATGGTGCGCTGTCTGAAAGATCGTGGTCTGACGGTCAACCGCAAGCGGGTACAGCGCCTGATGGCGAGCATGGGGCTGGCTGGGATGGCTCCCGGGCCAAACACT
This sequence is a window from Orrella marina. Protein-coding genes within it:
- a CDS encoding IS110 family RNA-guided transposase gives rise to the protein MKEFIKYVGLDVHKSTIAVAIAEAGTSEVRYFGEIKNSPEAIDKVLRQISASGAALSVCYEAGPCGYEVYRQLTQQGVSCMVVAPSLIPRKSGDRVKTDRRDSQMLARLHRAGELTSVWVPGPEQEALRDLTRARSDFVALQTQTRQRLSAFLLRHGKRFNGKCNWTQAHFRWIETIKFGSAAQQIALQEYVDAVLSLQRRIKAVEAQIDKAARESALWPLIQNYMAMRGISLITSTILAAELGDLTRFATAPQLMSYLGLVPSEHSSGSSKVRGGITKTGNGHVRRILIEASWTYRHMARKTNTLQRRAEQTPEVIQDIAWRAQKRLCARYRTLNARGKLKVQTCTAIARELAGFLWAIGQETGPLHEVTHA
- a CDS encoding nucleotidyltransferase family protein, translating into MSQRVNDRFWRNAVKMQVGNIELLRPRAADLLLHVIVHGLRTNVVAPLRWAADAAMVLQHDGDAIDWADLDQFAASIKLRARLYFGLTLLNEAFMTDTPIKTDQAVGTWIEQFELYAHRVLSRTDMY